Proteins found in one Mucilaginibacter gracilis genomic segment:
- a CDS encoding response regulator — MSQNLHKRVIIFDDDEDILSICTYILEEKGWDVHTFTNCNNILDKVSSISPDVILMDNWIPDIGGMLATQLLKGDEGMKEIPVIYFSANNDIHTLAANAGADSYLAKPFDIDELEKVINRVVLSREF, encoded by the coding sequence ATGTCGCAAAACCTACATAAACGTGTAATTATTTTTGATGATGACGAGGATATCCTTTCGATATGCACTTATATTTTGGAGGAGAAGGGCTGGGATGTACATACTTTTACCAATTGTAATAACATTTTGGACAAAGTGTCGTCAATTAGTCCGGATGTGATTTTGATGGATAACTGGATACCGGATATTGGCGGTATGCTTGCTACGCAATTATTAAAGGGCGACGAAGGAATGAAAGAGATCCCGGTGATTTACTTTTCGGCCAATAATGATATTCATACCCTGGCCGCAAATGCCGGCGCGGATAGCTATCTGGCCAAACCGTTTGATATTGATGAACTGGAAAAGGTGATAAACCGGGTAGTATTGAGTCGGGAGTTCTGA
- the recO gene encoding DNA repair protein RecO, with protein sequence MLHKTRGIVFKTTNYGESSVIVQVYTEKFGLQSYIINGVKKPRAKISRNMLQPLYLLDMVVYHKPAGSIQRIAELKNAPPLQTIAYDLVKTSIVMFLNEVLYKAVKHQDADENLFGFVFHAIEWLDHQQQGLANFHMLFLLKLTRYMGFYPEINVDVNADFFDMKEGVFKHYKPEHTLYLSPPHTQNFNKLLQHSFENMQHLKLAKDERRYLIAKLLEYYALHIEGFGYVHSHEILEEVLG encoded by the coding sequence ATGCTGCATAAAACACGGGGCATTGTTTTTAAAACCACCAATTACGGCGAAAGCAGCGTAATAGTGCAGGTGTATACCGAGAAATTTGGACTTCAATCCTACATCATCAACGGCGTAAAAAAACCAAGGGCCAAAATAAGCCGCAATATGCTACAGCCCCTTTACCTGCTTGATATGGTAGTTTACCACAAGCCCGCCGGCAGCATTCAGCGCATTGCCGAACTGAAAAATGCGCCACCTTTACAAACCATTGCTTATGACCTGGTTAAAACCTCAATAGTGATGTTTTTAAACGAAGTACTATATAAAGCGGTAAAACACCAGGACGCCGACGAAAATTTGTTCGGCTTTGTTTTCCACGCCATTGAGTGGCTGGATCATCAGCAACAGGGTTTGGCCAATTTCCACATGCTGTTTCTGCTCAAACTTACCCGCTACATGGGCTTCTACCCAGAAATAAACGTTGATGTTAATGCCGACTTTTTCGACATGAAAGAAGGGGTATTTAAACACTATAAACCCGAGCATACACTATACCTATCGCCGCCGCACACCCAAAACTTCAACAAACTGCTGCAACACAGCTTCGAGAACATGCAGCACCTCAAACTAGCTAAAGACGAACGCCGTTACCTGATAGCCAAACTACTGGAGTACTACGCCCTGCACATAGAGGGCTTTGGTTACGTGCATTCGCACGAAATACTGGAAGAAGTATTAGGATAG
- a CDS encoding diacylglycerol kinase family protein has product MKKLLRSFGYAFKGLAYAYRTQLNFRIHLVLMAIALLLGWWLHVSTSQWLWLMLCITAVLCAELLNTAIETLTDMVSPGYHPKAGHVKDVAAAAVTITAIFALAVGFIIFIPRLILLF; this is encoded by the coding sequence ATGAAAAAGCTGTTGAGGAGTTTTGGGTATGCGTTTAAAGGGCTCGCTTATGCTTATCGCACACAGCTTAACTTCCGTATACATTTAGTTTTAATGGCTATTGCCCTGTTATTGGGCTGGTGGCTGCACGTATCAACAAGCCAATGGCTATGGCTAATGCTGTGCATCACAGCCGTACTATGTGCCGAACTGCTCAATACCGCCATAGAAACCTTAACAGATATGGTATCGCCGGGCTACCACCCCAAGGCCGGGCATGTAAAAGATGTTGCAGCCGCAGCCGTTACCATTACAGCAATATTTGCCCTTGCAGTAGGTTTTATTATTTTTATCCCCAGGCTTATTTTATTGTTTTAA